From a region of the Coffea arabica cultivar ET-39 chromosome 3e, Coffea Arabica ET-39 HiFi, whole genome shotgun sequence genome:
- the LOC113734035 gene encoding probable protein phosphatase 2C 35 isoform X2, with translation MGCIHGKCCGRYPQSPDRSRREELGTYTGHGTHVLADRSLDIVHVPSHKFRLEYSVVTQRGYYPETPDKENQDSYCIKTHIQGNPNVHFFGVFDGHGQFGTQCSKFVKDRLVEILSNDPTLLDDPVKAYNSAFLATNEELHISDIDDSMSGTTAITVLVVGDMLYVANVGDSRAVLAVKEENKLVAEDLSYDQTPFRKDECERVKLCGARVLSVDQVEGLKDPGIQTWGDEETEGGDPPRLWVQNGMYPGTAFTRSVGDSTAEKIGVVAVPEVSAVHLTSSHPFFVVASDGVFEFLSSQTVVDMFVVSANSDSSEGKTRSDALRTENGTSDVFFTPSGSEVCHSVRSDFSERYSYQNTMPKDQSLANVASPAMLA, from the exons ATGGGTTGTATTCATGGGAAGTGTTGTGGAAGATACCCTCAATCTCCAGACCGTAGTAGAAGAGAAGAATTGGGTACATATACCGGTCATGGAACACATGTACTTGCTGATAGGTCATTAGATATTGTTCATGTGCCATCCCACAAATTCAGGTTAGAATATTCTGTGGTTACACAAAGGGGCTACTATCCTGAAACCCCTGATAAAGAAAATCAAGACAGCTACTGTATAAAAACCCATATTCAGGGTAATCCAAATGTGCATTTCTTTGGGGTATTTGATGGGCATGGGCAGTTTGGTACACAATGTTCAAAGTTTGTCAAAGATAGGCTTGTTGAGATTTTATCAAATGACCCTACATTGTTGGATGATCCTGTTAAGGCTTATAATTCTGCATTTTTGGCTACAAATGAAGAACTACATATTAGTGATATTGATGATTCCATGAGTGGTACAACAGCTATCACCGTGCTTGTTGTTGGGGATATGCTATATGTGGCCAATGTGGGTGATTCAAGGGCGGTGTTGGCCGTTAAGGAAGAGAATAAGCTTGTTGCTGAAGACTTGTCTTATGACCAGACACCATTTAGGAAAGATGAATGTGAGAGAGTTAAACTTTGTGGTGCCCGTGTTTTAAGTGTTGATCAAGTGGAAGGGCTTAAAGATCCTGGAATTCAGACATGGGGAGATGAAGAGACTGAAGGTGGTGATCCACCAAGGCTGTGGGTTCAGAACGGAATGTATCCTGGGACGGCATTTACACGGAGTGTGGGGGATAGCACAGCAGAGAAGATTGGTGTAGTTGCTGTTCCTGAGGTATCAGCAGTTCACCTTACCTCGAGTCATCCATTCTTTGTCGTTGCCAGTGATGGTGTTTTTGAGTTCCTCTCCAGCCAAACTGTAGTGGATATG TTTGTTGTTAGTGCCAATAGTGATAGCAGCGAAGGGAAAACAAGGTCTGATGCACTGAGGACGGAGAATGGAACTTCTGATGTGTTTTTCACGCCTTCTGGATCTGAAGTCTGCCATTCAGTAAGAAGTGATTTTTCTGAACGTTATAGCTATCAGAATACAATGCCAAAGGATCAAAGCCTTGCAAATGTTGCTTCTCCAGCAATGTTGGCTTAG
- the LOC113734035 gene encoding probable protein phosphatase 2C 35 isoform X1 has translation MGCIHGKCCGRYPQSPDRSRREELGTYTGHGTHVLADRSLDIVHVPSHKFRLEYSVVTQRGYYPETPDKENQDSYCIKTHIQGNPNVHFFGVFDGHGQFGTQCSKFVKDRLVEILSNDPTLLDDPVKAYNSAFLATNEELHISDIDDSMSGTTAITVLVVGDMLYVANVGDSRAVLAVKEENKLVAEDLSYDQTPFRKDECERVKLCGARVLSVDQVEGLKDPGIQTWGDEETEGGDPPRLWVQNGMYPGTAFTRSVGDSTAEKIGVVAVPEVSAVHLTSSHPFFVVASDGVFEFLSSQTVVDMVTRYTDPQDACSAIIGEAYKLWLEHENRTDDITIIIVHIRDLSNFVVSANSDSSEGKTRSDALRTENGTSDVFFTPSGSEVCHSVRSDFSERYSYQNTMPKDQSLANVASPAMLA, from the exons ATGGGTTGTATTCATGGGAAGTGTTGTGGAAGATACCCTCAATCTCCAGACCGTAGTAGAAGAGAAGAATTGGGTACATATACCGGTCATGGAACACATGTACTTGCTGATAGGTCATTAGATATTGTTCATGTGCCATCCCACAAATTCAGGTTAGAATATTCTGTGGTTACACAAAGGGGCTACTATCCTGAAACCCCTGATAAAGAAAATCAAGACAGCTACTGTATAAAAACCCATATTCAGGGTAATCCAAATGTGCATTTCTTTGGGGTATTTGATGGGCATGGGCAGTTTGGTACACAATGTTCAAAGTTTGTCAAAGATAGGCTTGTTGAGATTTTATCAAATGACCCTACATTGTTGGATGATCCTGTTAAGGCTTATAATTCTGCATTTTTGGCTACAAATGAAGAACTACATATTAGTGATATTGATGATTCCATGAGTGGTACAACAGCTATCACCGTGCTTGTTGTTGGGGATATGCTATATGTGGCCAATGTGGGTGATTCAAGGGCGGTGTTGGCCGTTAAGGAAGAGAATAAGCTTGTTGCTGAAGACTTGTCTTATGACCAGACACCATTTAGGAAAGATGAATGTGAGAGAGTTAAACTTTGTGGTGCCCGTGTTTTAAGTGTTGATCAAGTGGAAGGGCTTAAAGATCCTGGAATTCAGACATGGGGAGATGAAGAGACTGAAGGTGGTGATCCACCAAGGCTGTGGGTTCAGAACGGAATGTATCCTGGGACGGCATTTACACGGAGTGTGGGGGATAGCACAGCAGAGAAGATTGGTGTAGTTGCTGTTCCTGAGGTATCAGCAGTTCACCTTACCTCGAGTCATCCATTCTTTGTCGTTGCCAGTGATGGTGTTTTTGAGTTCCTCTCCAGCCAAACTGTAGTGGATATG GTGACTAGATATACCGATCCCCAGGATGCATGTTCTGCTATTATTGGAGAAGCCTATAAACTATGGTTAGAGCATGAGAATCGGACAGATGATATAACAATCATCATTGTACACATTAGAGATTTATCTAAT TTTGTTGTTAGTGCCAATAGTGATAGCAGCGAAGGGAAAACAAGGTCTGATGCACTGAGGACGGAGAATGGAACTTCTGATGTGTTTTTCACGCCTTCTGGATCTGAAGTCTGCCATTCAGTAAGAAGTGATTTTTCTGAACGTTATAGCTATCAGAATACAATGCCAAAGGATCAAAGCCTTGCAAATGTTGCTTCTCCAGCAATGTTGGCTTAG